From one Streptomyces sp. CA-210063 genomic stretch:
- a CDS encoding GH92 family glycosyl hydrolase: MRHRRFSTAALGAAAFALVVASQGAAVALPDRPATGEREFSSSFEPDDPAPDWLSTVDTAADGSPRSSGVDGGHTTGIPGDITDHVTDVRASGENTDGGEVKENLVDGEPGTKWLTFQPTGWAEFDLDQPAKVVTYALTSANDFETRDPKDWTLQGSTDGKEWKVLDTRSGESFEERFRTKSYDIPGDATAEYRHFRLDITKNNGASMITQLADVQFSTGGGQDPAPKDMLSLVDRGPSGSATAKAGAGFTGKRALRYAGRHTADGRAYAYNKVFDVNVAVERDTELAYRIFPSMADGDLDYDATNVSVDLVFTDGTSLSGLGAADQHGFPLSPHGQGAAKVLYVNQWNDVVSRIGSVAAGRTVDRILVAYDSPKGPARFRGWLDDVTLRVRAPERPKAHLSDYAVTTRGTNSSGGFSRGNNFPATAVPHGFNFWTPVTNAGSLSWLYDYARANNADNLPTVQAFSASHEPSPWMGDRQTFQVMPSAAGGTPELSRTARALTFRHENETARPYYYGVRFENGVKAEMAPTDHAAVLRFTYPGDDASVLFDNVTDQAGLTLDKDAGVVTGFSDVKSGLSTGATRLFVHGVFDAPVTDGDSTGVKGHLRFDAGSDRTVTLRLATSLISLDQAKDNLRQEIPDGTSFETVKDRARAQWDSVLGKVEVEGASPDQLTTLYSNLYRLYLYPNSGFEKVGSKHQYASPFSPMTGPDTPTHTGAKIVDGKVYVNNGFWDTYRTTWPAYSLLTPRQAGEMVDGFVQQYKDGGWTSRWSSPGYADLMTGTSSDVAFADAYVKGVGFDAKTAYEAAVKNATVVPPSAGVGRKGMASSPFLGYTSTDTHEGLSWALEGYLNDYGIARMGQALYRKTGEKRYQEESAYFLNRAQNYVELFDKDAGFFQGRDGNGAWRLDSAKYDPRVWGHDYTETNGWGYAVSAPQDSKGLANLYGGRGGLAKKLDTYFSTPETASPDFVGSYGGVIHEMTEARDVRMGMYGHSNQVAHHAIYMYDAAGQPWKAQEKVREVLSRLYVGSDIGQGYHGDEDNGEQSAWYLFSALGFYPLVMGSGEYAIGSPLFTKATVHLENGRDLVVEAPKNNAKNVYVQGLKVNGKPWTSTSLPHSLISRGGVLKFDMGPQPSRWGTGESAAPVSITKNDKAPTPRTDAIEGDGELFDNTSSTKGSVKTVPLPTPAGTKAVQYTLTSSDHTEAPTGWTLQASTDGATWKPLDRRSGESFAWDRQTRAFSVPVPKAYDHYRLVLDDTATLAEVELLS, from the coding sequence ATGCGGCACAGACGGTTTTCCACGGCGGCGCTCGGCGCCGCCGCGTTCGCTCTGGTGGTGGCCTCGCAGGGGGCGGCCGTCGCGTTACCGGACCGGCCGGCGACCGGTGAGCGGGAGTTCAGCTCCTCGTTCGAACCGGACGACCCGGCTCCGGACTGGCTCAGCACGGTCGACACGGCAGCGGACGGCTCCCCCCGGTCGTCCGGCGTCGACGGCGGCCACACCACCGGCATCCCCGGCGACATCACCGACCACGTCACCGACGTCCGGGCGAGCGGCGAGAACACCGACGGCGGCGAGGTGAAGGAGAACCTCGTCGACGGCGAGCCCGGCACCAAGTGGCTCACCTTCCAGCCCACCGGCTGGGCGGAGTTCGATCTCGACCAGCCGGCCAAGGTGGTCACCTACGCGCTGACCTCGGCGAACGACTTCGAGACCCGCGACCCTAAGGACTGGACCCTCCAGGGCTCCACCGACGGCAAGGAGTGGAAGGTCCTCGACACCCGCTCCGGTGAGAGCTTCGAGGAACGGTTCCGGACGAAGTCGTACGACATCCCCGGCGACGCGACGGCCGAGTACCGGCACTTCCGGCTCGACATCACGAAGAACAACGGCGCCTCGATGATCACCCAGCTCGCCGATGTGCAGTTCTCCACGGGCGGCGGCCAGGACCCCGCGCCGAAGGACATGCTGTCGCTGGTCGACCGGGGCCCGAGCGGCTCGGCGACCGCGAAGGCGGGTGCGGGCTTCACCGGCAAGCGGGCCCTGCGGTACGCGGGCCGCCACACGGCGGACGGCCGGGCGTATGCGTACAACAAGGTCTTCGACGTGAACGTGGCCGTCGAGCGGGACACCGAGCTGGCGTACCGGATCTTCCCCTCGATGGCGGACGGCGATCTGGACTACGACGCCACGAACGTCTCGGTGGACCTGGTCTTCACGGACGGCACCTCGCTGAGCGGGCTGGGCGCCGCGGACCAGCACGGCTTCCCGCTGTCGCCGCACGGACAGGGCGCGGCGAAGGTGCTGTACGTCAACCAGTGGAACGACGTGGTCTCGCGGATCGGCTCGGTCGCGGCCGGGCGGACCGTGGACCGGATCCTGGTGGCGTACGACTCCCCGAAGGGCCCGGCGAGGTTCCGCGGCTGGCTCGACGACGTGACCCTGCGGGTGCGCGCGCCCGAGCGGCCGAAGGCCCATCTTTCCGACTACGCGGTGACCACCAGGGGAACCAATTCCAGCGGCGGTTTCTCCCGCGGCAACAATTTCCCGGCGACCGCGGTGCCCCATGGCTTCAACTTCTGGACGCCGGTGACCAACGCGGGCTCGCTGAGCTGGCTGTACGACTACGCGCGGGCCAACAACGCGGACAATCTGCCGACCGTCCAGGCGTTCAGCGCGAGTCATGAGCCGAGCCCCTGGATGGGCGACCGGCAGACCTTCCAGGTGATGCCGTCGGCCGCCGGCGGAACCCCCGAACTGAGCCGTACGGCACGGGCGTTGACCTTCCGGCACGAGAACGAGACGGCCCGGCCGTACTACTACGGGGTGCGCTTCGAGAACGGCGTCAAGGCCGAGATGGCGCCGACGGACCACGCGGCGGTGCTGCGCTTCACCTATCCCGGTGACGACGCGAGCGTCCTCTTCGACAATGTGACGGACCAGGCGGGGCTGACCCTGGACAAGGACGCCGGGGTCGTGACGGGCTTCTCGGATGTGAAGTCCGGCCTGTCGACGGGTGCGACCCGCCTCTTCGTGCACGGGGTCTTCGACGCGCCGGTCACGGACGGCGACTCGACCGGCGTGAAGGGCCACCTCCGTTTCGACGCGGGCTCGGACCGCACGGTGACGCTGCGCCTGGCCACCTCCCTCATCAGCCTCGACCAGGCGAAGGACAACCTGCGCCAGGAGATCCCGGACGGCACGTCCTTCGAGACGGTGAAGGACCGGGCGCGGGCCCAGTGGGACAGCGTCCTGGGGAAGGTGGAGGTCGAAGGGGCCTCCCCCGACCAGCTCACGACGCTGTACTCGAACCTCTACCGGCTGTATCTGTACCCCAACTCCGGCTTCGAGAAGGTCGGTTCGAAGCACCAGTACGCCTCGCCCTTCTCCCCCATGACCGGCCCGGACACCCCGACGCACACGGGCGCGAAGATCGTCGACGGCAAGGTGTACGTCAACAACGGCTTCTGGGACACCTATCGGACGACCTGGCCCGCGTACTCTCTTCTGACACCTCGCCAGGCAGGAGAGATGGTCGACGGTTTCGTGCAGCAGTACAAGGACGGCGGCTGGACCTCCCGCTGGTCCTCCCCCGGCTACGCGGACCTGATGACGGGGACGTCGTCGGACGTGGCGTTCGCGGACGCATACGTGAAGGGCGTCGGCTTCGACGCGAAGACGGCGTACGAGGCGGCCGTCAAGAACGCCACGGTGGTCCCGCCGTCGGCGGGCGTCGGCCGCAAGGGCATGGCCTCCTCGCCCTTCCTCGGCTACACCAGCACCGACACCCACGAGGGCCTGTCCTGGGCGCTGGAGGGCTACCTCAACGACTACGGCATCGCCCGCATGGGCCAGGCCCTGTACCGGAAGACGGGCGAGAAGCGCTACCAGGAGGAGTCGGCGTACTTCCTCAACCGGGCCCAGAACTATGTGGAGTTGTTCGACAAGGACGCCGGGTTCTTCCAGGGCCGGGACGGCAACGGGGCCTGGCGGCTCGACTCCGCCAAGTACGACCCCCGCGTCTGGGGCCACGACTACACCGAGACCAACGGCTGGGGCTACGCCGTCTCCGCGCCGCAGGACAGCAAGGGCCTCGCCAACCTGTACGGCGGTCGCGGCGGGCTGGCGAAGAAGCTGGACACCTACTTCTCCACCCCGGAGACGGCCTCGCCCGACTTCGTCGGCTCCTACGGCGGCGTCATCCACGAGATGACCGAGGCCCGTGACGTACGCATGGGCATGTACGGCCACTCCAACCAGGTCGCCCACCACGCGATCTACATGTACGACGCCGCCGGACAGCCCTGGAAGGCCCAGGAGAAGGTCCGCGAGGTGCTCTCCCGCCTCTATGTCGGCAGCGACATCGGCCAGGGCTACCACGGGGACGAGGACAACGGCGAACAGTCCGCCTGGTACCTCTTCTCCGCCCTCGGCTTCTACCCCCTGGTGATGGGCAGCGGCGAATACGCCATCGGCTCCCCCCTGTTCACCAAGGCGACCGTCCATCTGGAGAACGGCAGGGACCTGGTGGTCGAGGCCCCGAAGAACAATGCGAAGAACGTGTACGTGCAGGGCCTGAAGGTCAACGGCAAGCCCTGGACGTCGACTTCACTGCCGCACTCCCTCATCTCCCGGGGCGGCGTCCTGAAGTTCGACATGGGCCCGCAGCCGTCCCGCTGGGGCACCGGCGAGAGCGCGGCCCCGGTGTCGATCACGAAGAACGACAAGGCGCCGACACCGCGCACGGACGCCATCGAGGGCGACGGCGAACTCTTCGACAACACGTCGTCGACGAAGGGGTCCGTGAAGACGGTGCCGCTCCCAACGCCCGCCGGTACCAAGGCGGTTCAGTACACGCTCACCTCCTCCGACCACACCGAGGCACCGACCGGCTGGACCCTCCAGGCCTCCACCGACGGCGCCACCTGGAAGCCCCTCGACCGGCGCTCCGGCGAATCCTTCGCCTGGGACCGTCAGACCCGGGCCTTCTCGGTCCCCGTCCCGAAGGCGTACGACCACTACCGACTGGTCCTCGACGACACGGCGACACTCGCGGAGGTGGAGCTGCTGTCCTGA
- a CDS encoding carbohydrate ABC transporter permease produces MKTTQTPAPVPAESGAPVAKADGPAAPPPRKKKEGGTLNVFSHAILIIWAIMVVMPLVWAVMTSFKDDRSIFSSPWSLPDQLHFDNWSRAWTEANMSDYFLNTILVVGGSLIGTLMLGSMAAYVLARFDFPGNRFIYFLFIGGMSFPIMLALVPLFYVVNNMGLLNTIHGLILVYIAYSLPFTVFFLTAFFRTLPTSVAEAAFVDGASHTRTFFQIMLPMAKPGLISVGIFNFLGQWNQYMLPTVLNTDPDKRVLTQGLVQLAVSQGYKGDWSGLFAGLVMAMLPVLAAYIVFQRQVVQGLTAGALK; encoded by the coding sequence ATGAAGACGACCCAGACCCCCGCCCCCGTCCCGGCCGAGTCCGGGGCCCCCGTCGCCAAGGCCGACGGCCCGGCCGCGCCACCACCCCGGAAGAAGAAGGAGGGCGGCACCCTCAACGTCTTCTCGCACGCGATCCTGATCATCTGGGCGATCATGGTCGTGATGCCCTTGGTGTGGGCGGTGATGACGTCCTTCAAGGACGACCGCTCCATCTTCTCCTCGCCCTGGTCGCTGCCGGACCAGCTGCACTTCGACAACTGGTCGCGGGCGTGGACCGAGGCCAACATGAGCGACTACTTCCTCAACACCATCCTGGTGGTGGGAGGTTCGCTCATCGGCACCCTGATGCTCGGGTCGATGGCGGCGTATGTGCTGGCCCGCTTCGACTTCCCGGGCAACCGGTTCATCTACTTCCTGTTCATCGGCGGCATGAGCTTCCCGATCATGCTCGCGCTGGTGCCGCTGTTCTACGTCGTGAACAACATGGGCCTGCTGAACACCATCCACGGCCTGATCCTGGTCTACATCGCCTACTCGCTGCCCTTCACGGTGTTCTTCCTGACCGCGTTCTTCCGGACGCTGCCGACCTCGGTGGCGGAGGCCGCGTTCGTGGACGGCGCCTCGCACACCAGGACGTTCTTCCAGATCATGCTGCCCATGGCCAAGCCGGGCCTGATCAGCGTCGGCATCTTCAACTTCCTCGGCCAGTGGAACCAGTACATGCTGCCCACGGTCCTCAACACCGACCCGGACAAGCGCGTCCTCACCCAGGGCCTGGTCCAGCTGGCCGTCAGCCAGGGCTACAAGGGTGACTGGTCCGGACTCTTCGCCGGTCTGGTGATGGCGATGCTGCCGGTGCTGGCCGCATACATCGTGTTCCAGCGGCAGGTGGTGCAGGGGCTGACCGCGGGGGCGCTGAAGTAG
- a CDS encoding lytic polysaccharide monooxygenase auxiliary activity family 9 protein: MHVTTLRSRLPRRHRALLLVLLALVTTIPALGLVVTAGSGKAEAHGTPMKPGSRTFLCWQDGLTDTGEIKPVNPACRSAQQVSGTTPFYNWFSVLRSDGAGRTRGFVPDGQLCSGGNTNFTGFNTPSADWPLTHLTSGATVDFSYNAWAAHPGWFYVYITKDGFDPTKTLTWNDMEEQPFLSVDHPPLNGSPGTVEANYSWTGQLPANKSGRHLIYMVWQRSDSQETFYSCSDIVFDGGNGEVTGIKEPGNPSDPVPGECAATRRTTGSWTGGYQSEVVVTNTGDVPMLGWMVNWTLPAGQKVDSLWSGSATYTGQNVMVHNANWNGALDPGGTATFGYVVQGSGGDPATTLPCRVG; the protein is encoded by the coding sequence ATGCACGTGACAACTCTACGATCAAGGCTGCCCCGGCGCCACCGAGCTCTCCTTCTCGTCCTGCTCGCCCTCGTGACCACGATCCCGGCGCTCGGCCTGGTCGTCACGGCCGGCAGCGGCAAGGCGGAGGCGCACGGCACTCCGATGAAGCCCGGTAGCCGCACCTTCCTGTGCTGGCAGGACGGGCTGACCGACACCGGCGAGATCAAACCGGTCAACCCGGCCTGTCGCTCCGCACAGCAGGTCAGCGGCACGACCCCGTTCTACAACTGGTTCTCGGTGCTCCGCTCGGACGGCGCGGGCCGCACCCGCGGCTTCGTCCCGGACGGCCAGCTGTGCAGCGGCGGCAACACCAACTTCACCGGGTTCAACACCCCCAGCGCCGACTGGCCGTTGACCCACCTCACCTCCGGCGCGACCGTCGACTTCTCGTACAACGCGTGGGCGGCGCACCCCGGTTGGTTCTACGTCTACATCACCAAGGACGGCTTCGACCCGACGAAGACGCTCACCTGGAACGACATGGAGGAGCAGCCGTTCCTGAGCGTCGACCACCCGCCGCTGAACGGCAGCCCGGGCACGGTCGAGGCCAACTACTCCTGGACCGGGCAGCTTCCGGCCAACAAGTCGGGCCGCCACCTCATCTACATGGTCTGGCAGCGCTCGGACAGCCAGGAGACCTTCTACTCCTGCTCCGACATCGTCTTCGACGGCGGCAACGGAGAGGTGACCGGCATCAAGGAGCCCGGCAACCCCTCCGACCCGGTACCGGGCGAGTGCGCCGCGACCCGTCGTACGACGGGCAGCTGGACCGGCGGCTACCAGTCCGAGGTCGTCGTCACCAACACCGGCGACGTGCCGATGCTGGGCTGGATGGTCAACTGGACACTGCCGGCCGGGCAGAAGGTCGACAGCCTCTGGAGCGGCAGCGCGACCTACACCGGACAGAACGTGATGGTGCACAACGCCAACTGGAACGGGGCGTTGGATCCCGGCGGAACCGCCACGTTCGGGTATGTGGTGCAGGGATCGGGAGGTGATCCCGCGACGACCCTGCCCTGCCGGGTGGGCTGA
- a CDS encoding ROK family transcriptional regulator, producing METPGSQSSLHRANLERVVRAVRLAGSLTQAEIARTTGLSAATVSNIVRELKDGGTVEVTPTSAGGRRARAVSLSGDAGIVIGVDFGHTHLRVAIGNLAHQVLAEEAEPLDVDASSAQGFDRAERLVTRLIEATGVDRTKIAGVGLGVPGPIDVESGTLGSSAILPGWAGTKPGVEMRERLGVPVHVDNDANLGALGELVWGGGRGVRDLAYIKVSSGVGAGLVIDGKIYRGPGGTAGEIGHITLDESGPVCRCGNRGCLETFAAARYVLPLLQSSHGTDLTMEGVVRLARDGDPGCRRVIADVGRHIGSGVANLCNLLNPSRVVLGGDLAEAGELVLGPIRESVGRYAIPSAARQLSVLPGALGGRAEVLGALALALSEMGDSTLLDGTLSAATPAFT from the coding sequence ATGGAGACTCCGGGGTCGCAGTCGTCGCTGCACCGAGCAAATCTCGAGCGCGTCGTCCGGGCGGTGCGTCTCGCCGGGTCGCTCACGCAGGCGGAGATCGCCAGGACCACCGGCCTGTCCGCCGCCACGGTCTCCAACATCGTGCGCGAGCTCAAGGACGGCGGAACCGTCGAGGTCACGCCCACGTCGGCGGGTGGCAGGCGGGCCCGCGCGGTCTCGCTCAGCGGGGACGCGGGGATCGTGATCGGCGTCGACTTCGGGCACACCCATTTGCGCGTCGCGATCGGGAATCTCGCCCATCAGGTGCTCGCCGAGGAGGCCGAGCCGCTCGATGTGGACGCCTCCTCGGCCCAGGGCTTCGACCGGGCGGAGCGGCTGGTCACCCGCCTGATCGAGGCCACCGGCGTCGACCGTACGAAGATCGCGGGCGTGGGCCTCGGTGTGCCGGGCCCGATCGATGTGGAGTCCGGGACGCTGGGCTCCTCCGCCATCCTGCCGGGCTGGGCCGGCACCAAGCCCGGCGTGGAGATGCGCGAGCGTCTCGGCGTCCCGGTGCACGTGGACAACGACGCCAACCTCGGTGCCCTCGGTGAGCTCGTCTGGGGCGGCGGCCGGGGGGTGCGGGACCTGGCGTACATCAAGGTGTCCAGCGGCGTTGGTGCCGGCCTGGTGATCGATGGCAAGATCTACAGAGGCCCGGGTGGCACAGCCGGAGAAATCGGGCATATTACTCTTGATGAGTCCGGCCCGGTCTGCCGCTGCGGCAACCGGGGCTGCCTGGAGACCTTCGCCGCCGCGCGCTATGTGCTGCCGCTCCTCCAGTCCAGCCACGGCACCGACCTGACCATGGAAGGCGTCGTACGGCTGGCGAGGGACGGTGACCCGGGCTGTCGTCGGGTGATCGCTGACGTCGGCCGACACATCGGAAGTGGAGTCGCCAATCTCTGCAATCTCTTGAACCCGAGCCGCGTGGTCCTCGGTGGCGATCTCGCCGAGGCCGGAGAGCTGGTTCTCGGACCCATAAGGGAGTCGGTCGGCCGGTACGCGATCCCGAGTGCCGCACGTCAACTCTCGGTGTTGCCAGGGGCGCTTGGCGGTCGTGCCGAGGTCCTCGGGGCCCTGGCCCTGGCCCTCAGCGAGATGGGTGATTCAACCCTTTTGGACGGGACGCTCAGCGCAGCAACCCCTGCCTTCACTTAG
- the ngcE gene encoding N-acetylglucosamine/diacetylchitobiose ABC transporter substrate-binding protein, translating into MGSTTAENDNGPEGVGSTTSEGVGRRDLIKRSAALGLISVPTMSFLSACASSGGGGDEEKAEAGEKTAKNPLGVNDSAQMEFVLFDGGFGKEYAEDAVKIYEKNFPEASVKFSATQKIQSTLQPRFNQGTPPDLIDNSGAEQMDMGVLVGKKQLADLTPLLDAPSYDDPDKKVRDTLRPGIVEMGQFDGDPVWIMYYAYTVYGVWYSQKALDSLDEQYPETWDEMLTVCEKAKKKGIAGWTYAGKHPYYLPFSLYPMIAKVGGREVLDSIDNLEDNAWKHPAVKACFEAYYELYRKGYILKGTPGLDHIQSQTAWAEGRALFIPNGSWVENESAKVIPSDFDLAVSAPTGLDSSDKMPFGTIWASGGEPFIVPAKAKNGTGGMEQLRIMLSEASSKNFTSKVKSLTAYNGGTDGITLTPGLKSGVAALEKAGDNVVNPRIQDWYVQLQKEQIGVAGLGEMMAGRLTPAEAIKKIQAYADAAAKDSSIKHYKHQ; encoded by the coding sequence ATGGGATCCACCACGGCTGAGAACGACAATGGCCCCGAGGGGGTCGGCAGCACCACTTCCGAAGGCGTCGGCCGCCGCGATCTGATCAAGCGCTCCGCGGCGCTGGGCCTGATCAGCGTGCCCACGATGAGCTTCCTGTCCGCCTGCGCCAGCAGCGGCGGAGGCGGCGACGAGGAGAAGGCCGAGGCCGGCGAGAAGACGGCGAAGAACCCTCTCGGCGTCAACGACAGCGCGCAGATGGAGTTCGTGCTGTTCGACGGAGGCTTCGGCAAGGAGTACGCCGAGGACGCGGTGAAGATCTACGAGAAGAACTTCCCCGAGGCGAGCGTGAAGTTCTCCGCCACCCAGAAGATCCAGTCCACGCTCCAGCCCCGCTTCAACCAGGGCACCCCGCCGGACCTGATCGACAACTCCGGCGCCGAGCAGATGGACATGGGCGTCCTGGTCGGCAAGAAGCAGCTCGCCGACCTCACCCCGCTCCTCGACGCCCCGTCCTACGACGACCCGGACAAGAAGGTCCGCGACACCCTGCGCCCGGGCATCGTGGAAATGGGCCAGTTCGACGGCGACCCCGTCTGGATCATGTACTACGCCTACACGGTGTACGGCGTCTGGTACTCGCAGAAGGCCCTGGACTCGCTCGACGAGCAGTACCCCGAGACCTGGGACGAGATGCTCACGGTCTGCGAGAAGGCCAAGAAGAAGGGCATCGCGGGCTGGACGTACGCGGGCAAACACCCGTACTACCTCCCCTTCTCGCTCTACCCGATGATCGCCAAGGTGGGCGGCCGGGAGGTTCTCGACTCGATCGACAACCTGGAGGACAACGCCTGGAAGCACCCGGCGGTCAAGGCCTGCTTCGAGGCCTACTACGAGCTCTACCGCAAGGGCTACATCCTCAAGGGCACCCCGGGCCTGGACCACATCCAGTCGCAGACCGCCTGGGCCGAGGGCAGGGCGCTGTTCATCCCGAACGGCTCCTGGGTGGAGAACGAGTCCGCGAAGGTCATCCCGTCCGACTTCGATCTGGCCGTCTCCGCGCCCACCGGTCTCGACTCCTCCGACAAGATGCCCTTCGGCACCATCTGGGCCTCCGGCGGCGAGCCCTTCATCGTCCCGGCCAAGGCGAAGAACGGCACGGGCGGCATGGAACAGCTGCGCATCATGCTCAGCGAGGCGTCGTCCAAGAACTTCACCAGCAAGGTGAAGTCGCTGACCGCGTACAACGGCGGCACCGACGGCATCACCCTCACCCCCGGTCTCAAGTCCGGTGTCGCGGCCCTGGAGAAGGCCGGCGACAACGTGGTGAACCCCCGGATCCAGGACTGGTACGTGCAGCTGCAGAAGGAGCAGATCGGTGTGGCGGGCCTCGGCGAGATGATGGCCGGCCGGCTCACCCCGGCCGAGGCCATCAAGAAGATCCAGGCCTACGCCGACGCGGCCGCCAAGGACTCGTCGATCAAGCACTACAAGCACCAGTAA
- a CDS encoding carbohydrate ABC transporter permease yields MQHGKYRFIVGFLAVPLGLYTLFVVWPFIQSIYYSFTDWTGLSPEFKMVGFDNYSRMLDDEIFWKSLQHSLLFAIVLPLLTISLALFFAFMINVGGRKRKGGPVITGVRGSSFYKIVYFFPQVLSIAIVALLFAFAYNPDSGAINSILRGMGLDGVQPLWLGDPDLALWAVMAVLVWSTVGFFVVLFSAGMASIPADLYEAALLDGAGRATTFFRITLPLLWDTVQSGWIYMGILALGAESFAVVQIMTTGPGGPDYSTTVMVLYVYQKAFRDGQAAYATTIGVALLVVTLAFAAVVMRLGRRERLEY; encoded by the coding sequence ATGCAGCACGGCAAGTACCGGTTCATCGTGGGGTTCCTGGCGGTGCCCCTCGGGCTCTACACGCTTTTCGTCGTGTGGCCGTTCATCCAGTCCATCTACTACTCGTTCACGGACTGGACCGGTCTGAGCCCCGAATTCAAGATGGTCGGTTTCGACAACTACAGCCGGATGCTCGACGACGAGATCTTCTGGAAATCGTTGCAGCACAGCCTGCTGTTCGCGATCGTGCTGCCGCTGCTGACGATCAGCCTGGCGCTGTTCTTCGCTTTCATGATCAATGTGGGCGGACGCAAGAGGAAGGGCGGCCCCGTGATCACCGGTGTCCGGGGATCGTCCTTCTACAAGATCGTCTATTTCTTTCCGCAGGTGCTCTCGATCGCGATCGTGGCGCTGTTGTTCGCCTTCGCGTACAACCCGGACAGTGGTGCGATCAATTCGATACTGCGTGGCATGGGGCTGGACGGTGTCCAACCGCTGTGGCTGGGCGATCCGGACCTCGCCCTCTGGGCCGTGATGGCGGTCCTCGTCTGGTCCACGGTCGGGTTCTTCGTGGTCCTCTTCTCCGCCGGCATGGCCTCCATCCCGGCGGACCTGTACGAGGCCGCGCTCCTCGACGGGGCCGGCCGCGCCACCACGTTCTTCCGGATCACCCTGCCCCTGCTGTGGGACACGGTGCAGTCCGGCTGGATCTACATGGGCATCCTCGCCCTCGGCGCCGAGTCGTTCGCGGTCGTACAGATCATGACGACCGGGCCCGGCGGCCCGGACTACTCGACCACCGTCATGGTCCTTTACGTGTACCAGAAGGCGTTCCGGGACGGGCAGGCCGCCTACGCCACCACGATCGGCGTCGCCCTGCTCGTCGTCACGCTGGCCTTCGCCGCCGTGGTGATGCGGCTGGGCCGACGCGAGCGGCTGGAGTACTGA